In the Hordeum vulgare subsp. vulgare chromosome 7H, MorexV3_pseudomolecules_assembly, whole genome shotgun sequence genome, one interval contains:
- the LOC123409999 gene encoding protein DETOXIFICATION 16: MAKGSVDEALLLASRGDEGLGLGVREEVKKQLWLAGPLIGGALLQNLIQMISVMYVGHLGELALAGASMASSFATVTGFSLLLGMASALDTLCGQAFGARQYHLLGVYKQRAMVILTLVSIPLAVVWFYTGEILLLFGQDPDIAAEAGTYARWMIPAIFAYGLLQCHVRFLQTQNIVFPVMASAGAAAAFHLLVCWLLVYVAGMGSKGAALSNAISYWVYVIVLAVYVRVSSSCKETWTGFSTEAFRDVLSFFRLAVPSALMVCLEMWSFELIVLLSGLLPNPKLETSVLSISLNTAAFVWMIPFGLGSAISTRVSNELGAGRPDAARLAVRIVVFLAVAEGLIMGLVLICIRYVWGHAYSDVEEVVTYVAWMMLIISVSNFFDGIQCVLSGVARGCGWQKIGAWINLGAYYIVGIPSAYLIAFVFQVGGTGLWLGIICGLMVQVLLLMAITICTDWDKEADKAKDRVFSSSLPTDFATEDHAIWSSRQPSEQTRERR; the protein is encoded by the exons ATGGCGAAGGGAAGCGTGGATGAAGCCCTCCTGCTCGCGAGCCGCGGCGACGAGGGCCTGGGGCTGGGGGTGCGCGAGGAGGTGAAGAAGCAGCTGTGGCTGGCCGGGCCGCTCATCGGCGGCGCGTTGCTGCAGAACCTGATCCAGATGATCTCCGTCATGTACGTCGGCCACCTCGGCGAGCTCGCCCTCGCCGGCGCCTCCATGGCCAGCTCCTTCGCCACCGTCACCGGCTTCAGCCTCCTG CTGGGAATGGCGAGCGCACTGGACACCCTGTGCGGCCAAGCATTCGGAGCCAGGCAATACCACCTCCTGGGCGTCTACAAGCAGCGGGCAATGGTGATACTCACCCTGGTCAGCATCCCGCTGGCCGTGGTGTGGTTCTACACCGGCGAGATCCTGCTCCTGTTCGGGCAGGACCCGGACATCGCCGCGGAGGCTGGCACCTACGCCCGGTGGATGATCCCGGCGATATTCGCCTACGGGCTGCTGCAGTGCCACGTCCGGTTCCTGCAGACGCAGAACATCGTGTTCCCCGTGATGGCGAGCGCGGGCGCCGCCGCGGCGTTCCACCTCCTCGTCTGCTGGCTGCTCGTGTACGTGGCCGGGATGGGCAGCAAGGGCGCCGCGCTCAGCAACGCCATCTCCTACTGGGTCTACGTGATCGTGCTGGCGGTGTACGTCAGGGTGTCGAGCTCCTGCAAGGAGACGTGGACCGGGTTCTCCACGGAGGCGTTCCGCGATGTGCTCAGCTTCTTCCGGCTCGCCGTCCCGTCCGCCCTCATGGTCTG CTTGGAGATGTGGTCGTTCGAGCTCATAGTGCTCCTCTCGGGTCTTCTTCCCAATCCAAAGCTGGAGACTTCGGTGCTATCCATCAG CCTCAACACCGCTGCCTTCGTATGGATGATCCCATTTGGCCTCGGCTCTGCCATAAG CACCCGTGTCTCGAACGAGCTCGGCGCGGGGCGCCCCGATGCTGCTCGCCTTGCGGTGCGCATTGTCGTCTTCTTGGCCGTGGCGGAAGGACTGATCATGGGGTTGGTGCTGATCTGCATCAGATACGTCTGGGGGCATGCCTACAGCGACGTGGAGGAGGTTGTGACTTACGTTGCTTGGATGATGCTCATCATCTCGGTGTCCAACTTCTTCGacggaattcagtgtgtcctttCAG GGGTGGCTAGAGGCTGTGGATGGCAAAAGATTGGTGCTTGGATCAATCTTGGCGCCTACTATATCGTCGGCATCCCCTCGGCCTACCTCATAGCCTTCGTCTTCCAAGTCGGCGGGACG GGGCTCTGGTTGGGCATCATATGTGGTCTGATGGTGCAGGTCCTGCTGCTCATGGCCATCACGATATGCACAGACTGGGATAAAGAG GCGGATAAGGCAAAGGACAGGGTATTCAGTTCTTCTCTGCCGACAGATTTCGCAACTGAAGACCATGCAATCTGGAGTTCTAGACAACCGAGCGAACAAACTAGGGAACGAAGATGA